Proteins encoded within one genomic window of Pithys albifrons albifrons isolate INPA30051 chromosome 9, PitAlb_v1, whole genome shotgun sequence:
- the PPP1R3C gene encoding protein phosphatase 1 regulatory subunit 3C, which yields MHCSRMIQLLDPRPLPSSIMPVDMAMRICLAHSPPLKSFLSPLENCQRNNFVNRLKPLRPCLHVKRDSEAQKSDWNQPSARAKKRVVFADSKGLSLTAIHTFSEFQENPGWDLQFDLLGIEDVTSDLKLHEEKNLILGFPQPSADYLDFRNLLQKNLVCLENCTLQEKVLSGTVKVKNVSFEKKVQVRITFDTWKTYRDVECVYMNNVYNESENDTFSFTIDLPPAISSEEKIEFCISYQSGERTFWDNNEGQNYKIVHAEWKPDGVQIPLTKEDYVDLQTPRRGQERDPDQLGSPRLSSGLFPQWQSLGRIENSSPYW from the exons ATGCACTGCAGCAG AATGATACAGCTTTTGGACCCGAGACCCTTGCCAAGCTCCATCATGCCTGTGGACATGGCCATGAGAATTTGCTTAGCCCATTCTCCACCATTGAAGAGCTTTCTCAGCCCCCTTGAGAACTGCCAAAGAAACAACTTTGTGAACAGACTCAAACCCCTCAGACCATGCCTTCATGTGAAACGTGACTCCGAAGCTCAGAAGAGCGACTGGAACCAGCCATCAGCCCGGGCCAAGAAGCGAGTCGTGTTTGCAGACTCGAAGGGGCTGTCCCTGACGGCAATACACACCTTCTCTGAGTTCCAGGAGAACCCTGGGTGGGATCTTCAGTTTGACCTCTTAGGCATTGAGGATGTAACATCTGACTTAAAACTACATGAGGAGAAAAACTTGATTCTGGGTTTCCCTCAGCCCTCAGCTGACTATCTGGACTTCAGGAACCTCCTGCAGAAGAACTTGGTCTGCCTGGAGAATTGTACCCTGCAAGAGAAGGTGCTGTCGGGTACTGTGAAAGTAAAAAATGTGAGCTTCGAGAAAAAGGTTCAGGTTCGAATTACTTTCGATACATGGAAGACCTACAGGGATGTTGAGTGTGTATACATGAACAATGTTTACAATGAGTCTGAAAATGATACCTTCTCCTTTACCATAGATTTGCCTCCTGCCATTTCCTCTGAAGAGAAGATAGAGTTTTGCATTTCTTACCAAAGTGGAGAACGTACCTTCTGGGACAATAATGAGGGTCAGAATTACAAGATTGTCCATGCAGAGTGGAAGCCTGATGGTGTTCAGATACCACTGACCAAGGAAGACTATGTAGATCTTCAGACTCCAAGGAGAGGACAAGAGAGAGACCCCGATCAGCTAGGCAGTCCGAGGCTGTCCAGTGGCCTCTTTCCCCAGTGGCAGAGCTTGGGTCGGATTGAAAATTCATCACCATATTGGTGA